The following are encoded in a window of Amycolatopsis lexingtonensis genomic DNA:
- a CDS encoding D-isomer specific 2-hydroxyacid dehydrogenase family protein, with amino-acid sequence MTDSQQAPARSRAPVRIGVTVYGCAPDEAALFRELALHCGVTPTITEDPVADHNAGLAAGNRCVSIGHKTRVADSALRALSRVGVEYVSTRSVGYNHIDVDYAKSVGITVENVAYSPDSVADYTLMLMLMVIRGAKPMLHRAQVHDYRLDAVRGKELRDLTVGVVGTGRIGVAVMDRLRGFGCHIVAHDSVPRNSADYVPLDELLQVSDIVTLHTPLTAETHHLLDRRRIARLKRGAIVVNTGRGPLLDTEALVRGLESGRLGGAALDVLEGEEGIFYADHRGRPVNAEALVRLQKLPNVVISPHTAYYTDHALSDTVENSLVNCLSFESGNHHG; translated from the coding sequence ATGACCGACAGCCAGCAAGCACCGGCCCGCTCTCGGGCGCCGGTGAGGATCGGGGTCACTGTCTACGGGTGCGCGCCGGATGAAGCCGCGCTCTTCCGGGAGCTGGCGCTCCACTGTGGAGTCACGCCCACCATCACCGAAGACCCGGTGGCCGACCACAACGCCGGGCTGGCCGCCGGGAACCGGTGCGTCAGCATCGGGCACAAGACCCGGGTCGCCGACTCGGCTTTGCGGGCGCTGAGCCGCGTCGGCGTCGAGTACGTCTCCACCCGCAGCGTCGGCTACAACCACATCGACGTCGACTACGCGAAGTCCGTCGGGATCACCGTGGAGAACGTCGCCTACTCGCCCGACAGCGTGGCCGATTACACCTTGATGCTCATGCTCATGGTGATCCGCGGGGCGAAGCCGATGCTGCACCGCGCGCAGGTGCACGACTACCGGCTGGACGCCGTTCGCGGGAAAGAGCTGCGTGATCTGACCGTCGGGGTCGTCGGCACCGGGCGCATCGGCGTCGCCGTCATGGATCGGTTGCGCGGGTTCGGTTGTCACATCGTCGCGCACGACAGCGTGCCGCGGAATTCCGCCGATTACGTTCCGCTCGACGAACTCCTGCAGGTGAGCGACATCGTCACGCTCCACACGCCGTTGACCGCCGAAACGCACCACCTGCTCGACCGGCGGCGGATCGCGCGGCTGAAGCGCGGCGCGATCGTCGTCAACACCGGGCGCGGGCCGCTCCTCGACACCGAGGCCCTCGTCCGCGGCCTGGAGAGCGGGCGACTGGGCGGCGCCGCGCTCGACGTCCTCGAAGGCGAGGAAGGCATCTTCTACGCCGACCACCGGGGGCGGCCCGTGAACGCGGAAGCGTTGGTGCGGCTGCAAAAGCTGCCGAACGTCGTGATCAGCCCGCACACCGCCTACTACACCGACCACGCCCTGAGCGACACCGTCGAAAACAGTCTCGTCAACTGCCTGAGCTTCGAAAGCGGGAACCACCATGGCTGA
- a CDS encoding SDR family oxidoreductase, producing MRVFVTGASGWIGTAVVGELLAAGHEVTGLARSAASAAKLEAKGVQVRRGDLDDLAGLRAGAEAADAVIHLANKHDFADQAASNAAERAAVETIGDALEGTGRPFLLASGVAGLVGGRPATEADASPFHGPDSPRGGTENLALGFTDRGLHPVSLRFSPTVHGTGDHGFIAHLSAIAREKGVAGYPGDGTNRWAAVHVGDAARMVVLGLEKAPAGSRLHAVAEEGVPTKEIAEAIGRAFDLPVASIDAADVPGHFGWIGRFFAMDLAATSTATQELLGWTPTGRTLIEDLDGGAYRG from the coding sequence ATGCGCGTTTTCGTCACCGGTGCCTCCGGCTGGATCGGCACCGCCGTCGTCGGCGAACTGCTCGCCGCCGGCCACGAGGTCACCGGGCTGGCCCGCTCGGCCGCGTCCGCCGCGAAGCTCGAGGCGAAGGGCGTCCAGGTCCGGCGCGGCGACCTCGACGACCTGGCCGGCCTCCGTGCCGGCGCCGAAGCGGCCGACGCCGTCATCCACCTGGCCAACAAACACGACTTCGCCGACCAGGCCGCGTCGAACGCGGCCGAGCGGGCCGCCGTCGAGACGATCGGCGACGCGCTCGAGGGCACCGGCCGCCCGTTCCTGCTGGCGTCGGGAGTCGCGGGCCTGGTGGGGGGCCGCCCGGCCACCGAGGCCGACGCGTCCCCGTTCCACGGTCCGGACTCCCCGCGCGGCGGCACCGAAAACCTCGCGCTCGGGTTCACCGATCGCGGCCTGCACCCCGTCAGCCTGCGGTTCTCCCCGACGGTGCACGGGACCGGCGACCACGGGTTCATCGCCCACCTGTCGGCGATCGCCCGCGAGAAGGGCGTGGCCGGCTACCCCGGCGACGGCACCAACCGCTGGGCCGCGGTGCACGTCGGCGACGCCGCGCGCATGGTCGTCCTCGGTCTGGAGAAGGCACCCGCGGGCAGCCGCCTGCACGCGGTCGCCGAGGAAGGCGTGCCGACGAAGGAGATCGCCGAGGCGATCGGGCGCGCGTTCGACCTGCCGGTGGCCTCGATCGACGCGGCCGACGTCCCGGGCCACTTCGGCTGGATCGGCCGGTTCTTCGCGATGGACCTGGCGGCGACGAGCACCGCCACGCAGGAGCTGCTGGGGTGGACACCGACCGGGCGCACACTGATCGAGGACCTCGACGGCGGCGCGTACCGGGGCTGA
- a CDS encoding TetR/AcrR family transcriptional regulator, whose product MVRWEPGTAERLQQAALELFATRGYEQTTAAEIAQAVGLTERTFFRHFSDKREVLFHGQELLVQAFLDGIAAAPPESSPLEVVAAALRSASAFFPDERRPHSRTRQSVIDRNPALRERERHKLTTLATAVAEALRARGVGEPAATLAAESGATVFGIAFTRWLHEERSLADLAAEVLDELLALAGEAAQASR is encoded by the coding sequence ATGGTGCGCTGGGAACCCGGGACCGCGGAGCGGCTGCAGCAGGCCGCGCTGGAGCTGTTCGCCACCCGCGGGTACGAGCAGACGACCGCCGCGGAGATCGCGCAGGCCGTCGGCCTGACCGAGCGCACCTTCTTCCGGCACTTCAGCGACAAGCGCGAGGTGCTCTTCCACGGGCAGGAACTGCTGGTCCAGGCGTTCCTCGACGGCATCGCGGCCGCCCCGCCGGAGTCGTCACCGCTCGAGGTCGTCGCCGCGGCGCTGCGGTCGGCGTCGGCCTTCTTCCCGGACGAGCGCCGCCCGCACTCCCGCACGCGGCAGTCGGTGATCGACCGCAACCCGGCACTGCGGGAACGGGAACGCCACAAGCTGACGACCCTGGCCACGGCGGTCGCCGAGGCCCTGCGCGCCCGCGGCGTCGGCGAGCCCGCGGCCACCCTCGCGGCGGAATCGGGGGCGACGGTGTTCGGAATCGCGTTCACCCGGTGGCTGCACGAGGAGCGGTCGCTGGCCGACCTCGCGGCCGAGGTGCTGGACGAGCTGCTGGCGCTGGCCGGCGAAGCCGCTCAGGCCAGTCGGTGA
- a CDS encoding DUF4190 domain-containing protein, with protein sequence MSNQYPPNPPQWMAVAQGPPRPTGRNGLAIASLILGILGICGFSLILGLILGIAALVQINRTGQPGRGMAIAGIVLSLLWAGGLVVGVVYIAGKAKTLGTTPTIVGLKVGECYNTPPGFGADATKVPCTGPHDGEVFDTVPLKGYLEGEYPGEDYLESQAKSGCEAKHAAKFGAGRPLPVEAELGVFYPDSAAWKARKFTAVCTLQVTSDQQFTAPLAR encoded by the coding sequence ATGTCCAATCAGTACCCGCCGAACCCGCCGCAGTGGATGGCCGTCGCGCAGGGCCCGCCGCGGCCGACGGGCCGGAACGGGCTGGCGATCGCCTCGCTGATCCTCGGCATCCTCGGCATCTGCGGCTTCTCGCTGATCCTCGGCCTGATCCTGGGGATCGCCGCACTGGTCCAGATCAACCGGACCGGCCAGCCGGGGCGCGGCATGGCCATCGCCGGCATCGTGCTCAGCCTGCTGTGGGCGGGCGGGCTGGTCGTCGGCGTCGTCTACATCGCCGGCAAGGCCAAGACGCTGGGCACGACTCCCACGATCGTGGGACTCAAGGTCGGCGAGTGCTACAACACGCCGCCGGGCTTCGGCGCGGACGCGACGAAGGTCCCCTGCACGGGCCCGCACGACGGCGAGGTCTTCGACACGGTGCCGCTGAAGGGCTACCTCGAAGGCGAGTATCCGGGCGAGGACTACCTCGAATCGCAGGCGAAGAGCGGGTGCGAGGCCAAGCACGCGGCGAAGTTCGGCGCCGGCCGGCCCCTGCCGGTCGAGGCGGAGCTCGGGGTGTTCTACCCGGACTCGGCGGCGTGGAAAGCGCGGAAGTTCACCGCCGTGTGCACCCTGCAGGTCACCTCGGACCAGCAGTTCACGGCCCCGCTGGCCCGCTAG
- a CDS encoding ATP-binding protein: MLDGFAFHDLLAIPRGDDLAAGLDRPDETGGRSPAQLFAALTAAHADLRFRGPDAAFAVAWERPAGSRALRVLVGGRPHSPVARPGTAGVVPVLYPPGGLGRAADTAELAARWAALPSWTRCTGGSDPLWTPQSGAEAPGRGGFDDYVAHMPGAFAWLVVAEPVAGDAIERELLGLETTMPRLRQRENSEPDRIALQRAEGRYRELSRAQPAGLWAVHVLVGGPDEAATRAAAALLCSASDLDALPYVLTPGTECAGLEQIWGKSIEDGALSSPFRATGELVAAVARPPRRELPGIRMTEPPLFDVTPEFDGDVPLGTVLDDADQPVGEFAVALDTLNRHTFVAGATGSGKSQTVRHLLEGLHRAGVPWLVIEPAKAEYAAMAGRLGPDGAVTVIRPGDPTAYPAGLNPLEPAAGFPLQTHLDLVRALFLAAFDADEPFPQVLSQALTRCYARQGWDTVTGRVRGRVEPVKYPGLGDLQATAIEVVDGIGYGKEVADNVRGFVDVRIGSLRLGTPGRFFEGGHPLDVAALLRGNVVLEIEDLGSDADKAFFIGAVLIRLFEHLRVHHQPGARGLKHVLVLEEAHRLLKRAEPGSPAEHAVELFTSMLAEIRAYGEGIIVAEQIPGKIVPDVVKNTACKILHRLPAEDDRLAVGATMNLSEAQSRHVVTLPPGRAAVFTDGMDRPLRLLMPLNERAEDAAAVSKAPAVVARRSVACGPLCGASPCTLGRLSEAVHRADDDPRLVLWLELLTVAHITGRRAPDPDPAWIEQLHGSFAEQTLECAVAHRIQAAVDARYAGIAEYNSPGDFIAHLAESARRTLRGEPHGCDVPEVRWQAGTYRWFDVRRALKAAGDGPHPDTASWAARGLVLSGRTRAEQLAALADRPDSWRNDNATVIGTVKPTLIEVAAGKLSREKDPKSRLLSAAGFLNLPNSWPAAVLRLGGGT, translated from the coding sequence GTGCTGGACGGGTTCGCGTTCCACGACCTGCTCGCCATCCCGCGCGGCGACGACCTCGCGGCGGGGCTGGACCGGCCCGACGAAACCGGCGGGCGCTCGCCGGCGCAGTTGTTCGCCGCGCTCACCGCCGCCCACGCCGACCTGCGGTTCCGTGGCCCGGACGCGGCCTTCGCCGTGGCCTGGGAGCGCCCGGCGGGCAGCCGCGCGCTGCGAGTACTGGTCGGTGGCCGCCCGCACTCCCCGGTCGCGCGGCCGGGGACGGCCGGGGTGGTCCCGGTGCTGTACCCGCCGGGCGGGCTCGGCCGCGCGGCGGACACCGCGGAGCTCGCGGCCCGGTGGGCGGCGCTGCCGTCCTGGACGCGCTGCACGGGCGGCTCCGATCCACTGTGGACACCGCAGTCCGGCGCGGAAGCCCCGGGGCGCGGCGGGTTCGACGACTACGTCGCCCACATGCCCGGCGCGTTCGCCTGGCTGGTCGTGGCCGAACCCGTGGCCGGCGACGCGATCGAGCGCGAGCTGCTGGGACTGGAAACCACGATGCCCCGGCTGCGGCAGCGGGAGAACTCCGAGCCGGACCGGATCGCGTTGCAGCGCGCGGAAGGCCGGTACCGGGAGCTGTCGCGCGCGCAACCCGCCGGCCTGTGGGCCGTGCACGTGCTGGTCGGCGGCCCGGACGAAGCGGCGACGCGCGCGGCGGCGGCGTTGCTGTGCAGCGCGAGCGATCTCGACGCGCTCCCGTACGTGCTGACGCCGGGCACCGAGTGCGCCGGGCTCGAGCAGATCTGGGGCAAGTCGATCGAAGACGGCGCCTTGAGCTCGCCGTTCCGGGCGACCGGCGAGCTCGTCGCGGCGGTCGCGCGGCCGCCCCGCCGGGAGCTGCCCGGGATCCGGATGACCGAGCCGCCGCTGTTCGACGTCACGCCCGAATTCGACGGCGACGTCCCGCTGGGCACGGTGCTCGACGACGCCGACCAGCCCGTCGGCGAGTTCGCCGTCGCGCTGGACACCCTCAACCGGCACACGTTCGTCGCCGGGGCGACCGGTTCGGGCAAGTCCCAGACCGTGCGGCACCTGCTGGAGGGGCTGCACCGCGCCGGGGTGCCGTGGCTGGTGATCGAGCCGGCGAAGGCCGAGTACGCGGCCATGGCCGGGCGGCTCGGCCCCGATGGCGCCGTGACCGTGATCCGGCCGGGTGATCCCACGGCTTACCCCGCCGGGCTGAACCCGCTGGAGCCCGCCGCGGGTTTCCCGTTGCAGACGCACCTGGATCTCGTCCGCGCGCTGTTCCTGGCCGCGTTCGACGCCGACGAGCCGTTCCCCCAGGTGCTGTCGCAGGCGCTGACCCGCTGCTACGCCCGGCAGGGCTGGGACACGGTGACCGGGCGGGTGCGCGGGCGGGTCGAGCCGGTGAAGTACCCCGGCCTCGGTGACCTGCAGGCGACCGCGATCGAGGTGGTCGACGGTATCGGGTATGGCAAGGAGGTCGCCGACAACGTCCGCGGCTTCGTCGACGTCCGGATCGGCTCCCTGCGGCTCGGCACGCCCGGCCGGTTCTTCGAGGGCGGCCACCCGCTGGACGTCGCGGCGCTGCTGCGCGGCAACGTCGTGCTGGAGATCGAAGACCTCGGGTCCGACGCCGACAAGGCGTTCTTCATCGGGGCGGTGCTGATCCGGCTGTTCGAGCACCTGCGCGTCCACCACCAGCCGGGCGCGCGCGGGTTGAAGCACGTGCTGGTGCTGGAGGAGGCGCACCGGCTCCTGAAGCGCGCCGAGCCGGGGAGCCCGGCCGAGCACGCGGTGGAGCTGTTCACGTCGATGCTGGCGGAGATCCGCGCGTACGGCGAGGGGATCATCGTCGCCGAACAGATCCCCGGCAAGATCGTCCCGGACGTCGTCAAGAACACCGCGTGCAAGATCCTGCACCGGCTGCCCGCCGAGGACGACCGGCTCGCCGTCGGCGCCACGATGAACCTGAGCGAGGCGCAGTCGCGGCACGTCGTGACGCTGCCGCCGGGCCGGGCCGCGGTGTTCACCGACGGCATGGACCGGCCGCTGCGGCTGCTGATGCCGCTGAACGAGCGTGCCGAGGACGCTGCCGCGGTTTCCAAGGCCCCGGCCGTGGTGGCCCGGCGGAGTGTCGCTTGTGGACCGTTGTGCGGTGCGTCGCCGTGCACGCTGGGACGCCTGAGCGAGGCCGTCCACCGCGCCGACGACGACCCGCGGCTGGTGCTGTGGCTGGAACTGCTGACGGTCGCCCACATCACGGGCCGCCGCGCGCCCGATCCGGACCCGGCCTGGATCGAGCAGCTGCACGGGTCCTTCGCCGAGCAGACGTTGGAATGCGCGGTGGCGCACCGGATCCAGGCCGCCGTCGACGCGCGGTACGCGGGCATCGCGGAGTACAACTCGCCCGGGGACTTCATCGCGCACCTGGCCGAGAGCGCGCGGCGGACGCTCCGGGGCGAGCCGCACGGGTGCGACGTCCCGGAGGTCCGGTGGCAGGCGGGCACCTACCGCTGGTTCGACGTCCGGCGCGCGTTGAAGGCCGCGGGCGACGGACCGCATCCCGACACGGCTTCGTGGGCTGCCCGCGGCCTGGTCCTGTCCGGGCGGACACGGGCCGAGCAGCTGGCCGCCCTGGCCGACCGGCCGGACAGCTGGCGCAACGACAACGCGACGGTGATCGGCACGGTGAAGCCGACGCTGATCGAGGTCGCCGCGGGAAAGCTCAGCAGGGAAAAGGATCCGAAGAGCCGGCTGCTGAGCGCCGCGGGATTCCTGAACCTGCCCAACAGCTGGCCGGCGGCGGTCCTGCGGCTGGGCGGCGGCACGTGA